A window from Setaria italica strain Yugu1 chromosome VIII, Setaria_italica_v2.0, whole genome shotgun sequence encodes these proteins:
- the LOC101760916 gene encoding uncharacterized protein LOC101760916, translated as MAASGMVGTILPFIFFAILLGGTSGERCNTSSIQVETFNSGVVVSGGDTVFEVQLKNLCPCAVRNVQLDARGFATTVDVDPAAFRADDGGVYLVNGGEPIASMATVSFQYAWDHFFQMTPRKFEVDGQC; from the exons ATGGCCGCATCGGGCATGGTTGGGACGATCCTCCCTTTCATCTTCTTCGCCATCTTGCTTGGTG gaacaagtgGTGAGCGATGCAACACATCGAGCATCCAGGTGGAGACCTTCAACTCAGGCGTCGTGGTGAGCGGGGGCGACACGGTGTTTGAGGTGCAGCTGAAGAACTTGTGCCCGTGCGCCGTCAGGAACGTCCAGCTCGATGCCCGGGGCTTCGCCACGACAGTGGACGTGGATCCTGCTGCGTTCCGCGCTGACGACGGAGGAGTCTACCTGGTGAATGGCGGCGAGCCCATCGCAAGCATGGCCACCGTCAGCTTCCAGTACGCCTGGGACCACTTCTTCCAGATGACTCCCAGGAAGTTTGAGGTCGACGGCCAGTGCTAA